Part of the Rhodobacteraceae bacterium M385 genome is shown below.
AAAAGTTAACGGCAGACCCTGCGCCTTGAGGGGGCTTGCAAAGAACGGCGCAAATAGGCCCGCCGTAGCCCCTTTAATCAATTTTCTTCGTTCAATATTATATACCACGACTGGGTTCCTAAATAAGGGCAATCGGTGGTGCGAATCATGGGGGTAGTCGCGAATCTAAATCAACGAATCACCCATACTCGAAGGGAAGAACGCAGCTTAAGCGTTGTCGAGAAGCCACAAAGCCCTGTTTTGGGGCTGAATTTCGTGACCTTTTGGCCACTTACGCCGAATTCAAGCGACACGCCTTGGCCAAAATCAGCGCCGCGTTGATCCTGTCGGCAATTTTCTGCCAAAATGCCTGTCGAGCGCGGCGCTGCAACGTTGCGTGACCTAGTCTGTTTTTATTCCTTGGGGGAATACCATGAAAAAAGCTCTTATCGCCGCTGCTGCGGTTGCCGTTCTTTCGACCTCTGCCAATGCCAGCGGCTATGTGCCTGCGGTTCCACAGGAAGTTGTGGTTGTGGACACGGCGTCGTCCAACCAAGGCATCTTTGTTCCTGCCTTCGCGTTGGTGTTGTTCATTCTGGCAACGCATCACTAATTTCGCATCGGCGCAACGCTCCGCCGTTCGCGTCTGACATGAAAAGGCCCGCACCCTAGAAAGGATGCGGGCCTTTTTATTTCAACACCTTAGAGTGTGGGGCTCAGGCAGCACCTTAGTGGTGCGCGGCAGCCCCTTCGCCCCCGCGTGCAATGGCTGCGGCCGCGGCGGCGGCTTCTTCCGCGGCCTCATCCCACTCAATTGCCTCCGGGACAGAGGTCAGCGCATGGGCCAGAACCTCGGACACATGGGTGACGGGGATGATGTTCAGCCCCTCTTTCACGTTGTCGGGGATCTCGGCCAAGTCCTTCTCATTCTCTTGCGGAATGAGAACCGTGGTGATCCCGCCGCGCAACGCCGCCAACAGCTTTTCCTTCAAGCCGCCGATGGGCATCGCATTGCCGCGCAAGGAAACCTCGCCCGTCATGGCGATATCGCGCTTCACCGGAATGCCCGTCAGGACTGACACGATGGAAGTCACCATTGCCAGACCGGCACTTGGCCCGTCTTTGGGCGTCGCACCATCGGGGACGTGGACGTGGATATCCATCCGGTCGAACTTCGGCGGCTTCACCCCGATTTCCGGCGCGATGGAGCGCACATAACTGGCGGCCGCGTCGATGGATTCCTTCATCACATCGCCAAGCTTACCGGTCGTTTTCATCCGTCCCTTACCGGGCAGCTTCAACGCCTCGATATGCAGCAGATCGCCACCCACGCTTGTGTAGGCAAGGCCCGTGACAACCCCTACAGCATCGGCATCCTCGGCCAAACCGTAGCGATATTTCTTCACGCCAAGGAAATCACCGAGATTTTCGGGGGTTACAACAACTTCTTCAACCTCTTTGCGCACGATCTTGGTCACGGCCTTCCGCGCCAGTTTGCCGATTTCCCGCTCCAGATTCCGCACGCCCGCTTCGCGGGTATAGGTCCGGATCATCTCTTGCAGGGCCTCGGGCTCCAGCGTGAATTCATTGGCCTTCAACCCGTGGTTTTTCACCTGCTTGGCAATGAGGTGGCGGTTGGCGATTTCCGCCTTCTCGTCCTCGGTGTAGCCAGCCAGCGGGATGATCTCCATCCGGTCCAGAAGCGGGCCCGGCATGTTGTAGGAGTTCGCCGTGGTCAGGAACATCACGTTCGAGAGGTCATATTCCACCTCTAGATAGTGATCGACGAAGGTGCCGTTTTGTTCAGGATCAAGAACCTCAAGCATGGCCGACGCCGGATCACCCCGGAAATCCTGCCCCATCTTGTCGATTTCATCCAACAAGATCAGCGGGTTCGTGGTTTTCGCCTTCTTCAGCGCCTGAATGATCTTACCGGGCATGGAGCCGATATACGTCCGACGATGACCGCGGATTTCAGATTCATCGCGCACCCCACCCAGAGAAATCCGAATGAACTCGCGCCCCGTGGCCTTGGCCACCGATTTCCCAAGCGAGGTCTTCCCCACACCCGGAGGGCCGACGAGGCACATGATTGGCCCCTTCAGCTTCTTGGAGCGTTGTTGCACCGCCAGATATTCAACGATGCGCTCTTTGACCTTTTCCAGACCGTAGTGATCGTCGTCCAAGATGGTTTCAGCCTTGGCCAAGTCCTTCTTAACACGAGACTTTACGCCCCATGGGATGGACAACATCCAATCCAGATAGTTGCGCACAACCGTGGCTTCCGCGCTCATGGGGGACATGTTCTTAAGCTTCTTCAGCTCGGCGTCCGCCTTTTCGCGTGCTTCTTTGCTCAGCTTGGTGTTGGCGATCCGCTCGGACAGCTCGGCCACTTCGCCTTCACCCTCTTCGCCATCGCCCAACTCGCGCTGGATCGCCTTCATCTGTTCGTTCAGATAATATTCGCGCTGGGTCCGCTCCATCTGGGATTTCACGCGGGTCTTGATCTTCTTCTCGACCTGCAACACGGACATTTCGCCCTGCATCAAGCCATAGACTTTTTCCAGCCGCGCGGCGACTTCGAGGGTTTCCAGAAGGTCCTGCTTTTGGTCCACCTCAATGCCCAAGTGCCCTGAGACCAGATCGGCCAGCTTGGCCGGATCGTGAGCTTCGGAAACGCTGGCAAGTGCCTCTTCCGGCACGTTTTTCTTGACCTTGGCGTATTTCTCAAACTCTTCCCCAACGGAACGGGTCAGGGCCGCGATCGCGTCCAGATCACCGGTGGATTCCGACAGTTCCGTGGCAATCGCCTCAAAGAATGGGTCGGTGTTGGTGAATTCTTCGATGCGCACACGGCGGCGGCCTTCGACCAGCACTTTTACGGTGCCGTCGGGCAGTTTCAGCAGCTGCAACACATTGGCCAGCACGCCGTTCTCATAAATATCGTCCGCGCCGGGATCATCCTCGGCCGGGTCACGTTGCGACGACAGCAGGATTTGCTTGTCGTCCTGCATCACTTCCTCCAACGCACGCACGGATTTTTCGCGGCCCACGAAGAGCGGCACAACCATGTGCGGGAACACGACGATGTCGCGCAGGGGAAGGACGGGATAGATCGTTTGTTCGGACATATTGCCTACTTCCTTGGTCTTAGGCCGAGGGATATGGCCCCGCTTCGCGGCAGCCTAGCCCCCTCCATCTTCAGGATTTCTTAACGTGGGGCGCGCAGAATGCAATTTCAAGCAAACGCGCGGTGCAAAAGTTAGGAAATACTGTGCACCCGCAACCTGGGCTGCACAACCGAGATTTGGAGGTTTGCGTTGGGTAAAGCGCAAAATATTGGGGATATTCGGTTAGGAAGGCGTTTCATCGAAGGGGCTGAAATCTGGCTGAACCACCAACCTCGTTGGATCGGGGTGCAACCGCTGCACCGGGATACCGATCAGGTCGCTTAGGGTCTGCGAATATCGCTGTATCACCGGGTCCCCCTCCAAGCCGTGCGCAATCATCCGGGGCTTCTTACCGGCAGCGCGAAGCCAAAGCTGTTCGCCCTTATGGGTCTTGTAGTTGGCTTTCCCGATCTCGCCCGTGGACAGGCGCTTGGCGAAAATGCCCGCCCGAAGGCCCTCGGCGGGATAGGTGCGGGAACCAAAAGCACCGACGGTGCGGACATAATGCGGAGTAATGATGAGCCAGACACCAAGGGCGCTCCATAACACACCAATCACGGCCCAGAACAACAGCGCGACAATCACCGCGATGGCGAGGAAAATCAGGTCGAACACCCCTTCCCGCGCGGCCAGGTAAAGGATCATCACCCCAAAGGTCGCGATACCGCCAAGAACCGCGCTGACCAAAAGCGCGATGCCGAGGTTCATTTTTCCATTGAAAACTACACGTTCGGTCATGGCCGCTCCAATCGAGACTGGCGGTCATTGTGCATTTTGCGCGTCGACTTGGATAGCTGCGGAAAACCCGCGGCTCTGACACCTTACAGAACCGCGATATCGCCCTGCGCACGCTCTGCGTGAAAACGCGCCTCAAACCCGGCGAAATCATCGGCGGCGATGGCGTCCCGCATCTCGGCCATAAGCTGTTGATAGTAATGCAGATTGTGCCACGTCAGCAGCATCCCCGAGATCATTTCCTGGCTGCGGAAAACGTGGTGCAGATAGGCACGGGAATAATTGGCGCAGGCGGGGCATGTGCAGTTTTCATCCAGCGGGCGCGGGTCATCGGCGTGACGCGCGTTCTTGATGTTAACCTGTCCGCGCCGTGTCCAAGCCTGCCCCGTACGGCCAGAGCGGGACGGCAGTACGCAGTCCATCATATCAATGCCACGCTTCACCGCGCCGACGATATCGTCGGGCTTGCCCACGCCCATCAGATAGCGCGGCTTGTCGGTGGGAAGTTGATCCGGCGCGAAATCGAGACAGCCGAACATGGCCTCCTGCCCCTCGCCCACGGCCAGGCCGCCGACGGCATAGCCATCAAACTCGATCTCGCGGAGCGCCTTGGCGGATTCTTCGCGCAGGTCTTGCTCCAGCCCGCCTTGCTGAATGCCAAACAGCGCATAGCCGGGACGGTCGCCGAACGCCTCTTTCGAGCGCGCGGCCCACCGCATGGACAGACGCATGGAATCCTCCAGCGCCCTGCGATCCGCAGGCAACGCCGGGCATTCGTCGAAGCACATGACGATATCGCTGCCCAGAAGCTTCTGAATTTCCATAGAGCGTTCGGGCGACAGCAGGTGTTTCGACCCGTCGATATGGCTGCGGAAGGTCACGCCCTCCTCGGTCAGTTTGCGCAGGTCGGCCAGCGACATCACCTGAAACCCGCCCGAGTCCGTCAGGATCGGTTTGTCCCAGTTCATGAATTTATGCAGCCCGCCAAGGTTAGCAATCCGCTCAGCGGTCGGGCGCAACATCAGGTGATAGGTGTTGCCGAGCAAAATATCCGCCCCCGTCGCCGCAACGCTTTCGGGCATCATCGCCTTCACCGTCGCCGCCGTACCCACGGGCATGAAGGCGGGCGTGCGAATGTCGCCGCGCGGGGTGGAGATGACGCCCGTACGGGCCTTGCCCGAGGTCGCGTTGAGGCTGAAAGAGAAGCGTTTTGTCATACCGCCAGCCCATAGCGGCGCGGCGCGAGAATTGCAAAGGGGCGCCTATGCCCGGTAGCGCCCCCTACCCGCTTTATTTGCGTTTGCGGCCCGCCGATGCGCGACGAAGCCCAAGTGCGGACAACACCCGCCGCCGATGCGCACGGCGTCGATCCACACGTTGCGCCACTTGCAATTGTGCAAATTGGTCTCTCTCTTCGATGATTCCCGTTCGGGGGCGTTCGGGGATATGAATTCTGCGTATAATCTCATGCATGGCTTGTTTCCCTCTGTGATTAAGCCATAATTGCCACGAAGCACCGCGCTGATGCGACAGGCAGGATCGTGGGTCGCTTTTCATTTTTGCAAAGGATGGTGGTGATGTGGGATGATTTGGCGCTTTTCTCTGCCGTTGCCCGCCACGGCAGTTTAACCGCCGCAGCCGCGCAAACCGGAACCAGCGCCGCAACCTTGAGCCGCCGCATGAAGGCGCTGGAAGCCGCAATGGAAAGGCCGCTCTTTTTACACGGGCGCGATGGCTATGCCCTCTCGTCCGAGGGGCGGGAACTGCTCCAAAAGACCGAACGTATGGAGGCCGCCGCCGCCGACATCGAGGTTTGGCGTAGCGCGCAACCCGGCAAACGCCGCGTCAGGATTTCCGCTGGCACTTGGACATCCGAGTTTTTGGCCAGTGGGTTCAATGACATCTGGCAACCCAGTTTCGATTGGGTGCCGGAGTTCTTGTCGGGCGAGACCTTCTTCGACATTGCCCGCCGACAGATTGATATCGGCATTCGCAACCGCCGCCCGGATCAGCCTTGGCTGGCGGGGCGACAGACGGGGACGGTGGCTTTTGCCGCCTACGGGCTCGACGCCGGCATCACCGGCTGGATCGGCGCAGGCGGTGACCGGGCCGCGACCCCTACTGCGCGTTGGCTGGAGGCCAATCACTCAAACGATATCGTCACCCGCGCCAATGACGCCACGCTGGCCGTGGCGATGGCAAAGCAAGGCGTTGGGCGGGTGATCTTGCCGCTTTTTATCGGCGCGACCTTGGCCCCTATGGTGCAACTCGGCCCCCCCATCGCAGAGCTAACCCACGAGCAATGGCTGGTCTGCCATCACGAGGGACGCCACGACCCGCCCGTGCGCCACGCCTTGACCGCGCTGGCCGGATTCCTGACTTCCGCCACCCGTGGCATAGCGTCCTGACGCCAAGAGAACGCAGTTTCGGGCGAGATCGGCGCTCTGCCTCCCTTTACGCCCTCCTCCCCAATCCTTATATCTTTGCTCAGATATGAACCGGGAATGACCATGACCGAACAGACACCACAGATGGAAGGCGCACCACTGATCGCGCCCTCGTCCACCGACCACCCCCTTTACGATACGATCGTGGAGGCGTGTCGTTCCGTATATGACCCTGAAATTCCAGTGAATATTTTCGATCTTGGGTTGATCTACACGATCGACATCGGGGCCGAGAACGAGGTGTCTATCACCATGTCCCTCACCGCACCGGGGTGTCCGGTGGCTGGCGAAATGCCCGGTTGGGTCGCCGACGCGGTAGAGCCGTTGGACGGCGTGAAGCAGGTTGACGTGCAACTCACCTGGGAGCCGCCCTGGGGCATGGACATGATGTCCGACGAAGCCCGCCTTGAACTGGGCTTTATGTAAGCACGGCCACCCTGCCCTGACGCGTTCTGCGACGGTGTAAAGGCAGGCTTTCCTTACGTAGCCTAGTGGTTTCCCTTGCTTGTCCCCAAGGCCCGGTCCTGCCATCCTTCCTGAAGGGGAATATTTTGGAAGGGGACGGCGTATCTTGCGCTGTCATCGGGGTGCTGGCTTAGGTCTGCACCCTGAGGAAACAGGATCATACACAACAAATGGCAGCCTATACATTTGCCGCATTATTTCTTGCCCATGTGATCGCGGATTACGTGCTGCAAACCACTTGGATGGTCGTAAACAAGAAACGTCCCATCGCCATGGCCGCCCATATCGGGCTGGTGCTGGGGACGATGTGTTTGACCACACTGACATTGAACCCGTGGTTTCTGGCCCTTGCGGCGCTGCATCTATGGATCGACATTGTGAAGACCTATGCGATGCCCGAAGGCTTGGGGGCCTATGTGGCCGATCAAGTGTTGCACGTCGCCTCGATCGCGGGAATCGCTCTGTTGGCGCCGCAGATATGGCCGATGAGCCCCTTGGCAGAGGTCGAGGTGGTTCATATTCCACTATATTACATGATTATCGGCGGCGTCGTCTTTGCCGCCCGCGGCGGGCAGTATGCCGTGGCGATGCTGATGGCCGGGCGCGGGCCCGGATCGGGCCATGGGGTCTTGTTGGGATGGGTTGAGCGTGCGGCGCTATGTGTCGTGCTCATCGGCGGATGGCAGATCTGGCCCCTGCTTCTAACCGCGGTGATCGCGGTAAAGGGACTCTACCTCGGGATCAGCTTTGCGGGCCGTGACAATGGCGCAAGGTACCGTCTGCTATTGGGCACTGCGGTCAGCCTCGCGTGGGGATTGGCGGTGGCGGTGCCCATGGCATTGGCGATGCCGATGATGCATTGATGTCCGAGCGTTCCACTCAGGCTTGAGAAAGCGCCGCGTGAGGCCTACATTAGAGGTCAAGCAGTCACAGGAAAGCCAAGCCCATGTTCGGTATCCCCGGGAAACAGGCCGTCACCATGACGGATAAAGCCGCCAAGCAGATCGCCAAGCTGATGCAGCAAGGTGGCACGCAGGGCTTGCGCATTGGCGTCAAGAAGGGCGGCTGCGCGGGCATGGAATACACCATGGAATACGTGTCCGAGATTGATCCGCTCGATGAAGTGGTGGAACAAGACGACGCCCGTGTAATGATCGCGCCGATGGCGCAGATGTTTTTGTTTGGCACCGAGATTGATTACGAAGTGTCGCTGCTGGAGGCCTCGTTCCAGTTCCGCAATCCGAATGTGACGGACGCCTGCGGTTGCGGTGAGTCGATCAAGTTCAAGGACATGGACGAGTTGCAGGCCGAGAGCGCATCTTCGTGAGCACTTGGTCATGAGCGCGTCGGCATGAGCGTTTCAGAAGAAGAGATCGCCCACGCGCTGGAGCTTTTCGACGGGCTCGGAGGGCTAAGCACCCGCAAGATGATGGGTGGTTTGTGCATCTACCATGAAGGCACGATTTTTGCGCTGTTAATGTCCGACGGTCAGTTGCACCTCAAGGGCGCAGGTGAGTTTCGCGACGTGTTGGAGGCCGAAGGTTGCACCCGCTGGACCTACGAGCGCGAAGGGGCAAAGCGAAAGCCTACAGCCATGCCCTATTGGACGATGCCTGAGGCGGCTTTGGACGACCCGGAAGAAGCGGTCGCATGGGCACGGCGGGCTTTGGCGTATCTGTAGCGGTTCGGTGTGACGTGTGGGGCTCACGCCTGAACGTGCTTTCGATGCCCCCCAAACGCACCCTCCATTGGGGGCCAGCCCCCAAACGCACCCTTCATTGGGGGCCAGCCCCCAAACGCACCCTTCATTGGGGGCCAGCCCCCAAACGCACCCTTCATTGGGGGCCAGCCCCCAAACGCTTCCTTCATTGGGGGCCAGCCCCCAAACGCTTCCTTCATTGGGGGCCAGCCCCCAAACCCCCGGAGTTGTACAGCCAAGATGAAGGAGGAGCCGCGCGTGTGGGGCGGGGTTAGGAGGCGTCTTGCAGGTGGGTGTAGGTTTCCTGATAGCGTTTTGAGAGGTGATCGCCTGCGGTGATTGGCGGCGCGCCGATCGGGGCGACGTTTGTGTCAAAGGCAGGATTGAAGAACAAGGGGATCGAGATGCGTTCCCGGGCGCCGCCGATCACTCGGTGAGGGGTGGCGCGGATTTGGCCGCCTTCGGGCAGGTTGGCTGTCCACATCTCGAGCATTTCACCGAAGTTGATGATGAAGGTGCCCGGCGCGGCCTGCACCGGCACCCAAGTGCCGTCGCGCAGTTGCACTTCCAGGCCCGGTTGACCATCGGTGGCAAGAAGCGTGAGACAGCCGTAATCGGTGTGGGCAGCGATACCGAAGTCTTTATCTCCGGCCCAGGTGGGGCGTTCAGGGTAGTAGTTGCCGCGCAAGAGCGCCATGGGTTTGGTGAACTTATCGGCGAAGAAGTTCGGGTCAGCGCCAATGGCCGCAGAGATGCCTTGCAGCAGTTCCAGCGATATGGCGCGGGCTTTGGTGAAGTAGCGCTCCACCGTGGCTTGGAACGCGGGCGGCGCGGAGGGCCATTGGTTCGGCGCATAGACAGGTAGGCGCGCGAAGGGATCATCCTTGGGCAACTCAACGCCGCAATCGAAGACCTCTTTATAGTCTGGGTTGGCATTGGGATCGACTTGTTCGGACCCTGCCCCGCCCCACCCGCGGTTGGAGCCGGTGACATTCATGTTCACCGCTTGCTTGGTCGCGGCGCTGCCTTTGAAGAAGGCGCGGTAGGCGGCGATAGTGTCTTCCACGTCGGCGGCACTTAGCGCGGTGTTGTGGAGGGTCAGGAAGCCCACCTCCTCGGCGCCTTGTTTGGTGGCCGCCAACGCCGTGGGATCACCGGCGACAAGGGCTTGGGCGTCAATATGCGGGATCATCAGAGACCTCCTGTCGGGTTGACTTCTGCGCCGTGGCTGCCACGACATGTGCAACATAACTTTGGAGATGGCGATGGCACGGAAATTGGCAGCTGGCAATTGGAAGATGAACGGGGTTGAGGCGGATTTGAGCGAGGTTGACGCCTTGGCGGACGCCGTAGAGGCGGCCACATGCGAGGTTCTGCTGTGCCCACCGGCCACGCTGATCGCGCCCATGGTGGCGCGGGCGGGGTTGATGGACCTCTATGTGGGAGGCCAGACCTGCCACACGGCAAGCGCGGGGGCGCACACTGGCGATATCTCGGCCAAGATGCTGGCGGACGCGGGGGCGAGCCATGTGATCCTGGGCCATTCCGAGCGGCGCGCGGACCACGGGGAAAGCAGCGTTGATGTGGCCTTGCAGGTCGCCGCAGCGATTGAGGCGGGGCTGATCGCCATCGTCTGCGTTGGAGAGACCGAAGAAGAACGCGACGCGGGCGTTACCTTGCAAGTGGTCGCGGCGCAGGTGGCAGGCTCGATCCCCACGGGCGCCAAGCCCGAGCAGATCGTTGTCGCCTACGAGCCCGTTTGGGCCATCGGCACCGGGCGCACGCCAACGTTGGAGCAGATTGCAGAGGTTCATGATCATATCCGGTCCGAGCTGGCTGCCCGCCGGGGTGGCGCGGCGCAAGATATCCCGCTGCTTTATGGAGGCTCGGTCAAGCCCGGCAATGCGGCCGAGATCTTTGCCGTATCCAACGTCGATGGCGCGTTGGTCGGGGGCGCGTCCCTGAAAGCGGCGGATTTTGGCGGCATCATCGCCGCACTGTCGGCAGCGTAAGCGGCCAAAGAAAGGGGCCGCCCGCAAGGTTGCGCGGGCGGCCCTTACTCTGTCGTAGAAACTATTGCGCAGGAACGTAGCGTTCCGTCGCGATGCGGATGATGCCCTGATAATTGTCGGAATACTGGCGCACAGCCAACAAGTAGCGTCCAGCCTGAACCCGCGCCGTGATCTGGCTGTTGAGCGATCCGCCATGGTCATCGTTATAGGCGATTTCTTGACCCAGATCGTTGAACAGCAGGATGACCGGGTCACTGTCGGTCACTTCTACTGCGTCAATCACCACCGCACCTTGTTCCGTCACTTCGAACGAGAACCATGTTGCCTGACGGCCCGCAATCTGGGCGTCCCGCACGGAGCGGCCCGGAAGCACGCCCAGATCGGTGATCGGGTACGATCCATCCATCGGTGGGGCCGCTTCGCCGGTGTCGTAAAGCTCGGCCAAAGCCGCGGCCGCGTCATAGCCCACCACGGAAACCGTCACCGGAATATCGGGGTTCGACAGCGCCCGCATCCCGATGCAATAGGTGCCCGCCGCCAAAGGAGAGGTGAAATCAATCCGGCTGTTGAGCGATTGGTAATCATCGTTCTCGGCCAAAAGCGTGCCGTTGCCGTCGAAGATATAGATGTAGGGATCAGCCGAGGGGTTCTCGGCCCGGATCGACAGCGCCTGAGGGCTATCGAGGGTGAAGCGGTAGTAAGGCACGCCCGTGATCGTGTTGACCGCAGAAGCGCCGCCTTCAAACAATTGGCCATCAAGGGCCCCATT
Proteins encoded:
- the lon gene encoding endopeptidase La; its protein translation is MSEQTIYPVLPLRDIVVFPHMVVPLFVGREKSVRALEEVMQDDKQILLSSQRDPAEDDPGADDIYENGVLANVLQLLKLPDGTVKVLVEGRRRVRIEEFTNTDPFFEAIATELSESTGDLDAIAALTRSVGEEFEKYAKVKKNVPEEALASVSEAHDPAKLADLVSGHLGIEVDQKQDLLETLEVAARLEKVYGLMQGEMSVLQVEKKIKTRVKSQMERTQREYYLNEQMKAIQRELGDGEEGEGEVAELSERIANTKLSKEAREKADAELKKLKNMSPMSAEATVVRNYLDWMLSIPWGVKSRVKKDLAKAETILDDDHYGLEKVKERIVEYLAVQQRSKKLKGPIMCLVGPPGVGKTSLGKSVAKATGREFIRISLGGVRDESEIRGHRRTYIGSMPGKIIQALKKAKTTNPLILLDEIDKMGQDFRGDPASAMLEVLDPEQNGTFVDHYLEVEYDLSNVMFLTTANSYNMPGPLLDRMEIIPLAGYTEDEKAEIANRHLIAKQVKNHGLKANEFTLEPEALQEMIRTYTREAGVRNLEREIGKLARKAVTKIVRKEVEEVVVTPENLGDFLGVKKYRYGLAEDADAVGVVTGLAYTSVGGDLLHIEALKLPGKGRMKTTGKLGDVMKESIDAAASYVRSIAPEIGVKPPKFDRMDIHVHVPDGATPKDGPSAGLAMVTSIVSVLTGIPVKRDIAMTGEVSLRGNAMPIGGLKEKLLAALRGGITTVLIPQENEKDLAEIPDNVKEGLNIIPVTHVSEVLAHALTSVPEAIEWDEAAEEAAAAAAAIARGGEGAAAHH
- the tgt gene encoding tRNA guanosine(34) transglycosylase Tgt; this translates as MTKRFSFSLNATSGKARTGVISTPRGDIRTPAFMPVGTAATVKAMMPESVAATGADILLGNTYHLMLRPTAERIANLGGLHKFMNWDKPILTDSGGFQVMSLADLRKLTEEGVTFRSHIDGSKHLLSPERSMEIQKLLGSDIVMCFDECPALPADRRALEDSMRLSMRWAARSKEAFGDRPGYALFGIQQGGLEQDLREESAKALREIEFDGYAVGGLAVGEGQEAMFGCLDFAPDQLPTDKPRYLMGVGKPDDIVGAVKRGIDMMDCVLPSRSGRTGQAWTRRGQVNIKNARHADDPRPLDENCTCPACANYSRAYLHHVFRSQEMISGMLLTWHNLHYYQQLMAEMRDAIAADDFAGFEARFHAERAQGDIAVL
- a CDS encoding LysR family transcriptional regulator: MWDDLALFSAVARHGSLTAAAAQTGTSAATLSRRMKALEAAMERPLFLHGRDGYALSSEGRELLQKTERMEAAAADIEVWRSAQPGKRRVRISAGTWTSEFLASGFNDIWQPSFDWVPEFLSGETFFDIARRQIDIGIRNRRPDQPWLAGRQTGTVAFAAYGLDAGITGWIGAGGDRAATPTARWLEANHSNDIVTRANDATLAVAMAKQGVGRVILPLFIGATLAPMVQLGPPIAELTHEQWLVCHHEGRHDPPVRHALTALAGFLTSATRGIAS
- a CDS encoding SUF system Fe-S cluster assembly protein codes for the protein MTEQTPQMEGAPLIAPSSTDHPLYDTIVEACRSVYDPEIPVNIFDLGLIYTIDIGAENEVSITMSLTAPGCPVAGEMPGWVADAVEPLDGVKQVDVQLTWEPPWGMDMMSDEARLELGFM
- a CDS encoding DUF3307 domain-containing protein, with product MAAYTFAALFLAHVIADYVLQTTWMVVNKKRPIAMAAHIGLVLGTMCLTTLTLNPWFLALAALHLWIDIVKTYAMPEGLGAYVADQVLHVASIAGIALLAPQIWPMSPLAEVEVVHIPLYYMIIGGVVFAARGGQYAVAMLMAGRGPGSGHGVLLGWVERAALCVVLIGGWQIWPLLLTAVIAVKGLYLGISFAGRDNGARYRLLLGTAVSLAWGLAVAVPMALAMPMMH
- a CDS encoding iron-sulfur cluster assembly accessory protein, translating into MFGIPGKQAVTMTDKAAKQIAKLMQQGGTQGLRIGVKKGGCAGMEYTMEYVSEIDPLDEVVEQDDARVMIAPMAQMFLFGTEIDYEVSLLEASFQFRNPNVTDACGCGESIKFKDMDELQAESASS
- a CDS encoding TfoX/Sxy family protein; this encodes MSVSEEEIAHALELFDGLGGLSTRKMMGGLCIYHEGTIFALLMSDGQLHLKGAGEFRDVLEAEGCTRWTYEREGAKRKPTAMPYWTMPEAALDDPEEAVAWARRALAYL
- a CDS encoding isopenicillin N synthase family oxygenase; this translates as MIPHIDAQALVAGDPTALAATKQGAEEVGFLTLHNTALSAADVEDTIAAYRAFFKGSAATKQAVNMNVTGSNRGWGGAGSEQVDPNANPDYKEVFDCGVELPKDDPFARLPVYAPNQWPSAPPAFQATVERYFTKARAISLELLQGISAAIGADPNFFADKFTKPMALLRGNYYPERPTWAGDKDFGIAAHTDYGCLTLLATDGQPGLEVQLRDGTWVPVQAAPGTFIINFGEMLEMWTANLPEGGQIRATPHRVIGGARERISIPLFFNPAFDTNVAPIGAPPITAGDHLSKRYQETYTHLQDAS
- the tpiA gene encoding triose-phosphate isomerase — translated: MARKLAAGNWKMNGVEADLSEVDALADAVEAATCEVLLCPPATLIAPMVARAGLMDLYVGGQTCHTASAGAHTGDISAKMLADAGASHVILGHSERRADHGESSVDVALQVAAAIEAGLIAIVCVGETEEERDAGVTLQVVAAQVAGSIPTGAKPEQIVVAYEPVWAIGTGRTPTLEQIAEVHDHIRSELAARRGGAAQDIPLLYGGSVKPGNAAEIFAVSNVDGALVGGASLKAADFGGIIAALSAA
- a CDS encoding PPC domain-containing protein translates to MKFTFSALATTAIVGLTAGAASAQDLTCGGFGVDGQWMGGTPDASDIATADGPLTLSGLPIALEGNTVGYFSTSEALDVRVEAQPTDGGDSVIELYDEAGALVVFDDDSGGGWASRAETALEPGNYCLTTRGYAGGGLTTDMRVGRLEHETITTGLNGGFFGGGTGGYFVGVDACTSETEATLLGNGALDGQLFEGGASAVNTITGVPYYRFTLDSPQALSIRAENPSADPYIYIFDGNGTLLAENDDYQSLNSRIDFTSPLAAGTYCIGMRALSNPDIPVTVSVVGYDAAAALAELYDTGEAAPPMDGSYPITDLGVLPGRSVRDAQIAGRQATWFSFEVTEQGAVVIDAVEVTDSDPVILLFNDLGQEIAYNDDHGGSLNSQITARVQAGRYLLAVRQYSDNYQGIIRIATERYVPAQ